One window from the genome of Thalassospira xiamenensis M-5 = DSM 17429 encodes:
- a CDS encoding acetyl/propionyl/methylcrotonyl-CoA carboxylase subunit alpha: protein MPRKILIANRGEIACRVIETARRMGIQTVAVYSDADANALHVQRADEAYHIGGPAPKDSYLRVDRLLDVIAQSGADAVHPGYGFLSENAGFADALEKAGCVFVGPPASAIRAMGSKSEAKKIMGKAGVPLVPGYHGEDQDPDILAAEADKIGYPVLIKASAGGGGKGMRAVEKPVDFKDALVSCKREAASSFGDDHCLIEKLIVKPRHVEIQVFADSHGNAVYLFERDCSLQRRHQKVIEEAPAPNMPEDLRAQMGKAAVDAAKAIGYQGAGTVEFLLDASGAFYFMEMNTRLQVEHPVTEMITGEDLVEWQLRVADGEKLPKAQEELTINGHAFEVRLYAEDPHNDFLPATGTLVHMRMPAANDHVRIDTGVYEGGEVSIHYDPMIAKLITWDTDRISALRRMATALNDVQIVGVTTNTGFLANIARHPAFERGEVETGFISQYLDDLIPAPAVPDNDALAFATLDILMRRDAEAKSHAAQSSDPYSPWHSTSGWRMNDDNHHNLILRHDGAELKIRVHYRTHGYVIDMPDGNSVTAHAEFGGDGTIHATLDQVRKRASVLRDGNRLTIFREGRSDRLEIFDPVAAAGGQEGAGGGLTAPMPGKIIAVLTEPGQSVAAGDKLVVMEAMKMEHTISAPVSGSVREIFFAVGDQVDDGAELIAIEEAE, encoded by the coding sequence ATGCCGCGCAAAATACTGATCGCCAACCGTGGTGAAATTGCCTGCCGCGTGATTGAAACCGCACGCCGCATGGGCATCCAAACCGTCGCGGTTTATTCCGACGCGGATGCCAATGCCCTGCATGTCCAACGGGCCGACGAGGCCTATCACATCGGCGGTCCAGCCCCGAAAGACAGCTATTTGCGCGTTGATCGTTTGCTTGATGTCATTGCACAATCGGGGGCAGATGCGGTTCACCCGGGTTATGGTTTCCTGTCGGAAAATGCAGGGTTTGCAGATGCCCTTGAAAAAGCGGGCTGTGTCTTTGTTGGCCCACCGGCAAGTGCGATCCGCGCGATGGGATCGAAATCCGAAGCCAAGAAAATCATGGGCAAGGCGGGTGTTCCGCTGGTTCCCGGTTATCACGGCGAAGATCAGGACCCGGATATTCTGGCCGCAGAAGCAGACAAGATCGGATATCCGGTTCTGATCAAGGCATCGGCGGGTGGCGGCGGCAAAGGCATGCGGGCGGTTGAAAAACCCGTCGATTTCAAGGATGCCCTTGTCAGTTGCAAACGAGAAGCCGCCAGCAGCTTTGGCGACGATCATTGCCTGATTGAAAAGCTGATCGTCAAACCACGCCATGTTGAAATTCAGGTCTTTGCCGATAGTCATGGCAATGCGGTTTACCTGTTTGAACGCGACTGTTCCCTGCAACGTCGCCACCAGAAAGTCATTGAAGAGGCCCCGGCCCCGAACATGCCCGAAGATCTTCGGGCACAGATGGGCAAGGCCGCCGTTGATGCCGCAAAGGCGATTGGTTATCAGGGGGCTGGTACGGTCGAATTCCTGCTAGATGCGTCGGGTGCGTTCTATTTCATGGAAATGAACACACGCCTTCAGGTCGAACATCCAGTGACCGAGATGATCACCGGCGAAGACCTTGTTGAATGGCAATTGCGTGTTGCTGACGGTGAAAAGCTGCCCAAGGCACAGGAAGAACTGACCATTAACGGCCATGCCTTCGAAGTCCGACTGTATGCCGAAGACCCGCATAATGATTTCCTGCCCGCCACCGGCACACTTGTGCATATGCGCATGCCCGCGGCCAATGATCACGTGCGGATAGATACCGGCGTTTACGAAGGCGGCGAGGTTTCAATTCATTATGACCCGATGATCGCAAAGCTGATCACTTGGGATACGGATCGCATATCGGCACTGCGCCGGATGGCAACCGCACTTAACGATGTACAGATTGTCGGCGTAACAACCAATACCGGTTTTCTTGCCAATATTGCGCGTCATCCGGCCTTTGAGCGCGGCGAAGTCGAAACCGGTTTCATCAGCCAGTATCTTGACGATCTGATCCCTGCCCCGGCGGTGCCTGATAATGACGCATTGGCCTTTGCCACCCTTGATATTCTGATGCGTCGCGATGCCGAGGCCAAAAGCCATGCGGCGCAAAGCAGCGACCCCTATTCCCCGTGGCACAGCACATCGGGATGGCGGATGAATGATGACAACCACCATAATCTGATCCTGCGCCATGACGGTGCAGAACTGAAAATCAGGGTGCATTACCGCACGCACGGTTATGTCATCGATATGCCTGACGGCAATTCGGTTACGGCCCATGCCGAATTCGGCGGTGATGGGACCATTCATGCAACACTTGATCAGGTGCGCAAACGCGCAAGTGTCCTTCGCGATGGCAATCGACTGACGATCTTCCGCGAAGGACGTTCTGACCGGTTGGAGATTTTTGATCCGGTTGCCGCCGCAGGCGGGCAGGAAGGTGCCGGTGGCGGGTTAACAGCGCCGATGCCCGGTAAAATCATTGCCGTGCTGACGGAACCGGGGCAATCTGTTGCTGCAGGCGACAAGCTTGTGGTGATGGAAGCAATGAAAATGGAACACACTATTTCAGCACCGGTTTCGGGCTCGGTCCGCGAGATATTCTTTGCCGTTGGCGATCAGGTTGATGATGGCGCGGAATTGATCGCCATCGAGGAGGCCGAATAG
- a CDS encoding hydroxymethylglutaryl-CoA lyase — MPRLSVLPARVKIVEVGPRDGLQNEKAMVATDIKVELIHRLCNAGLSVIEATAFVSPKWVPQMADASDVMARILRKPGVTYPVLAPNLKGLEAAIEAGATEVAVFGAASESFSQKNINCSIAESLDRFRPVVAAARDANIAVRGYVSCVLGCPYEGEIAPQKVTDVAKALFDMGAYEISLGDTIGTGTPGKAQAMIEAVANQVAIEKLAAHFHDTYGQALANLLAVLQMGVATIDSSVAGLGGCPYAKGASGNVATEDVVYMLNGLGIETGVDLEKLVETGSWITGKIGRQSGSKANLALAAKRDTVGI; from the coding sequence ATGCCCCGCCTTTCGGTTTTGCCCGCGCGTGTCAAAATCGTCGAAGTCGGTCCGCGTGACGGGTTGCAGAACGAAAAGGCGATGGTTGCGACCGACATCAAGGTCGAACTGATACACCGCCTTTGCAATGCAGGCCTTTCGGTGATCGAAGCCACCGCCTTTGTCAGCCCGAAATGGGTCCCGCAAATGGCCGATGCATCCGACGTCATGGCCCGTATTTTGCGTAAACCGGGCGTCACCTATCCGGTTCTGGCCCCCAACCTCAAAGGGCTTGAAGCCGCCATCGAAGCAGGTGCAACCGAAGTTGCAGTTTTTGGTGCGGCATCGGAGAGCTTTTCGCAGAAGAATATCAATTGTTCCATCGCTGAGAGCCTTGATCGGTTCCGTCCGGTGGTCGCCGCAGCGCGTGATGCCAACATCGCCGTGCGCGGGTATGTTTCCTGTGTTCTTGGATGCCCTTACGAGGGTGAAATTGCCCCACAGAAGGTTACAGACGTCGCCAAAGCCCTGTTTGATATGGGGGCTTATGAAATCAGTCTGGGCGATACCATCGGCACCGGCACACCCGGCAAAGCACAGGCCATGATCGAAGCCGTTGCAAATCAGGTTGCCATCGAAAAACTTGCCGCCCATTTCCATGATACATATGGCCAGGCATTGGCAAATCTTCTGGCGGTATTGCAGATGGGGGTTGCCACGATTGATAGCTCCGTCGCCGGTCTTGGCGGATGCCCCTATGCCAAAGGGGCCAGTGGCAATGTTGCGACCGAAGACGTCGTCTATATGCTGAACGGTCTTGGCATCGAAACCGGTGTCGACCTTGAAAAGCTTGTAGAAACAGGTAGCTGGATTACCGGAAAAATCGGCCGCCAGTCCGGATCAAAGGCCAATCTGGCGCTTGCTGCCAAACGCGACACTGTCGGGATCTGA
- a CDS encoding GNAT family N-acetyltransferase has product MAAAETYRFRRAVPSDFPMIRRWLRVPEVARWWGAPDEQIELITEDIELPEMATLIVSYRNRPFAFAQHYDAHQWPQPHFAHLPKGTRCIDAFIGVPDMMGCGHGKMFLRLLAQMLIERGAPMVAIDPDPENVRARKSYEAAGFIGNTEYETGDGPCVLMQFKQNED; this is encoded by the coding sequence ATGGCCGCCGCCGAGACATATCGTTTCCGGCGGGCCGTCCCCAGCGATTTTCCCATGATACGACGCTGGTTGCGGGTACCCGAAGTGGCGCGATGGTGGGGTGCACCGGACGAGCAGATCGAACTGATCACCGAAGATATCGAGCTGCCGGAAATGGCAACGCTGATTGTATCCTATCGCAATCGACCATTCGCCTTTGCCCAGCATTATGACGCGCATCAATGGCCGCAGCCCCATTTTGCTCACCTTCCCAAGGGTACACGATGCATTGATGCCTTCATTGGCGTGCCCGACATGATGGGATGCGGCCACGGCAAAATGTTTTTGCGATTATTGGCGCAAATGCTGATCGAACGCGGCGCACCAATGGTCGCGATTGACCCGGATCCGGAAAATGTGCGAGCGCGAAAAAGTTACGAGGCCGCCGGTTTCATCGGTAACACCGAATATGAAACCGGCGATGGTCCGTGTGTGTTGATGCAGTTTAAACAAAACGAAGATTAA
- a CDS encoding methyl-accepting chemotaxis protein, whose protein sequence is MNEKLGTLVDQGARKALIEETNDDLADYLQVFQSVVKIPAGDPQRDQLVIEGLDRIGPEVASNLENLKLEIRQEQDKLGPMVTEDIQNTIMLVTSISVAAVVCGIGAAWLIGTGISNPIRNITEAMTVLAAGDKETPIPGQDHKDEIGDMAKAVLVFKENMIRAEQLAAQEAEAQKRREARVKVIEKLTNDFDADMSLVLKSVSSAATEMQATASSMTATAEETNRQSTVVAAAAEQASNNVQTVASASEELSASISEISHQVNQSSQVANKAVSEAENTNAQVRGLAEAAQKIGDVVGLISDIAAQTNLLALNATIEAARAGEAGKGFAVVAAEVKNLANATSKATEEITAQITGIQAETEGAVVAIDSIGGTIAEISEIAATIASAVEQQGAATEEITRNVQQASAGTSEVTENIHGVNEAATSTGAAAEQVLNASGELSEQAETLRLKVESFLTAVKAA, encoded by the coding sequence TTGAATGAAAAACTCGGCACGCTGGTTGATCAGGGTGCGCGAAAAGCCCTCATCGAGGAAACGAACGATGATTTGGCTGACTATCTTCAAGTCTTTCAATCAGTTGTCAAAATTCCGGCTGGTGATCCTCAAAGAGACCAGCTTGTTATTGAAGGTCTGGACCGTATCGGTCCAGAGGTTGCATCCAATCTTGAAAACCTGAAACTTGAAATCAGGCAAGAGCAGGATAAGCTCGGGCCGATGGTTACCGAGGATATCCAGAATACCATCATGCTTGTGACGTCAATTTCAGTTGCTGCGGTGGTTTGCGGTATTGGTGCTGCTTGGCTGATTGGGACGGGAATATCCAATCCTATCCGGAATATTACGGAAGCCATGACGGTTCTTGCCGCCGGCGATAAAGAAACACCAATCCCCGGGCAGGATCATAAGGATGAAATCGGCGATATGGCCAAAGCCGTGCTGGTTTTCAAAGAAAACATGATCCGGGCTGAACAGCTTGCCGCACAGGAGGCCGAGGCACAAAAGCGAAGAGAAGCCCGCGTGAAAGTCATCGAGAAGCTTACCAATGATTTCGATGCCGACATGTCTCTGGTGCTGAAAAGCGTATCATCTGCGGCAACAGAAATGCAGGCAACAGCTTCATCTATGACAGCAACGGCAGAAGAAACCAATCGTCAGTCAACTGTGGTCGCAGCGGCGGCTGAACAGGCATCCAACAATGTTCAAACCGTTGCGAGTGCATCCGAGGAATTGAGTGCTTCGATTTCGGAGATCAGTCATCAGGTCAATCAATCATCGCAAGTTGCAAACAAGGCTGTTTCCGAGGCGGAAAATACCAACGCTCAGGTACGCGGCCTTGCGGAAGCTGCCCAGAAGATTGGTGATGTGGTTGGGTTGATTAGCGATATTGCTGCGCAGACCAACCTTTTGGCATTGAATGCAACGATTGAAGCTGCGCGGGCAGGTGAGGCAGGGAAAGGTTTTGCTGTTGTTGCTGCCGAGGTCAAAAATCTCGCAAACGCGACATCAAAAGCAACCGAAGAGATTACTGCCCAGATCACAGGAATTCAGGCGGAAACAGAAGGTGCGGTGGTTGCGATTGACTCTATTGGCGGTACGATTGCTGAGATCAGCGAAATTGCGGCAACGATTGCAAGTGCTGTGGAACAGCAGGGGGCTGCCACCGAAGAAATCACCCGAAATGTTCAGCAGGCGTCAGCCGGAACAAGCGAGGTAACCGAAAACATTCATGGTGTTAACGAGGCGGCGACATCAACCGGTGCCGCTGCCGAGCAAGTGTTGAATGCATCGGGTGAGCTGTCTGAGCAGGCAGAAACCTTGCGTCTGAAAGTTGAATCTTTCCTGACAGCGGTCAAGGCAGCTTAA
- a CDS encoding MATE family efflux transporter, whose protein sequence is MAHTSMLALVAMVLVDALDLFFLSLLRDVEIIAGLGFAWPIIFFTLAVSLGISTAMTALVSRAEGLGDRDRAKVYATHVLVFGFVLSGVMTVVLWLSAPWMLDMFGATGKARDIGITYVQIVILCLPVLVLSMSSGALLRAIGAKQRAMWSKMAGAAVNAVLDPIFIFGFDWGVEGAAWATVVSRIVIMAVAFYGVRNVHHMLGQFDANLFRKDIRDIARVTVPVGLAKVGPPIASAFIMSSMAKYGPDAVAAMAIIERIAPFVFVGYMALPQAIGPIIGQNFAAAKAERVRSIWHNVWGLVAVYGVTVCAALFLFQSQIAMLFSATDQTTAYLSIFYSFTAPFYMFLGLQFSSHTFFNVTGRPNLAMIFDLAKELLGVIPLVWLGSYYLGATGVLFGQAAGIVLFGTITGIVSYRLARRMGASDREGGLQTTYGSSKIL, encoded by the coding sequence ATGGCGCATACCAGCATGCTTGCGCTGGTGGCGATGGTTCTGGTTGATGCGCTTGATCTGTTTTTCCTGAGCCTTCTGAGGGATGTGGAAATCATTGCCGGTCTTGGCTTTGCATGGCCGATTATCTTTTTCACACTTGCCGTGTCGCTTGGCATATCGACCGCAATGACAGCACTTGTTTCCCGTGCTGAGGGGCTAGGTGATCGGGACAGGGCAAAAGTCTATGCCACACATGTTCTGGTATTCGGTTTTGTGCTATCGGGCGTGATGACGGTCGTCTTGTGGCTGTCGGCACCTTGGATGCTTGATATGTTCGGGGCGACCGGCAAGGCCCGTGATATCGGCATCACTTATGTGCAGATCGTGATCCTGTGCTTGCCGGTTCTGGTGCTTAGCATGTCATCGGGCGCGTTGTTGCGTGCCATCGGGGCAAAGCAGCGTGCCATGTGGTCGAAAATGGCCGGGGCGGCGGTCAATGCAGTCCTCGATCCGATTTTCATCTTTGGTTTTGATTGGGGTGTCGAAGGGGCGGCATGGGCAACCGTCGTGTCACGGATCGTAATCATGGCAGTTGCCTTTTACGGTGTTCGAAACGTTCATCACATGCTTGGCCAGTTTGATGCGAATCTTTTCCGCAAGGACATCCGTGATATTGCCCGTGTAACCGTACCAGTCGGATTGGCAAAGGTTGGCCCGCCAATTGCCAGCGCCTTTATCATGTCCAGCATGGCAAAGTATGGGCCCGATGCGGTGGCCGCCATGGCGATCATTGAACGTATCGCGCCATTCGTCTTTGTTGGCTACATGGCGTTACCCCAGGCAATCGGCCCGATCATCGGCCAGAATTTTGCTGCGGCAAAGGCCGAACGGGTGCGCAGCATCTGGCATAATGTCTGGGGATTGGTGGCGGTTTACGGGGTTACTGTCTGCGCTGCCCTGTTCCTGTTTCAAAGCCAGATTGCGATGCTTTTCAGCGCGACCGATCAAACAACGGCGTATCTATCGATTTTTTACAGTTTTACAGCACCCTTTTATATGTTCCTCGGTCTGCAATTTTCATCACATACCTTTTTTAACGTTACCGGGCGTCCCAATCTCGCGATGATCTTCGATCTCGCGAAGGAACTGCTGGGGGTGATCCCGCTGGTATGGCTTGGCAGTTATTATTTGGGTGCAACAGGTGTTTTGTTCGGGCAGGCCGCCGGAATTGTTCTTTTTGGAACCATCACCGGAATCGTCAGTTACCGTCTGGCCCGCCGGATGGGGGCATCTGATAGGGAGGGTGGTTTGCAGACAACTTATGGTAGTTCTAAGATTTTGTAA
- a CDS encoding DUF934 domain-containing protein, translated as MAIVKNDSVIDQEWITLDAEADLPPGEENIIVPLARFKEERETLIGRNGGLGVQLNPGDAPEDLANDLDRLSIITVNFPAYTDGRGYSYARVLRERLGFKGELRAIGDVLRDQILYMHRCGFDAYELKNDDDVSLAKVRAALKEMTVYYQPTGDGRVTAGSLRERRRTALKSAS; from the coding sequence ATGGCGATCGTTAAGAATGACAGTGTGATTGATCAGGAATGGATCACGCTTGACGCCGAAGCCGACCTTCCGCCGGGGGAGGAAAACATTATCGTGCCTCTTGCGCGTTTTAAGGAAGAACGCGAAACGCTGATCGGCCGCAATGGTGGTCTTGGCGTGCAGCTTAACCCCGGCGATGCGCCGGAAGATCTGGCAAACGATCTGGATCGTCTTTCGATCATCACCGTCAATTTCCCGGCCTATACCGACGGGCGCGGATATTCCTATGCGCGTGTTCTGCGCGAACGTCTTGGTTTCAAGGGTGAACTTCGTGCAATCGGTGACGTGTTGCGCGACCAGATTCTTTATATGCATCGCTGCGGATTTGATGCATATGAGTTGAAAAATGACGACGATGTATCGCTGGCAAAAGTGCGCGCCGCATTAAAGGAAATGACGGTTTATTATCAACCGACAGGGGATGGGCGGGTTACGGCTGGATCGCTTCGTGAACGGCGTCGGACGGCTCTTAAATCGGCGTCCTGA
- a CDS encoding nitrite/sulfite reductase: protein MYRYDDFDRQLVLERTEQFREQVKRRLSGDITEDQFRPLRLMNGVYLQLHAYMLRVAVPYGTLRADQLRQLGYIARRYDKGYGHFTTRQNIQYNWPKLDEIPDALLDLAKVEMHAIQTSGNCIRNTTTDQYAGAAADEIEDPRPYCELIRQWSTFHPEFTYLPRKFKIAVTGSPNDRAAVKVHDIGLRMHQNDAGEVGFEVIVGGGLGRTPFVGKTVRDFIGKNDLFSYLEAILRVYNRFGRRDNKYKARIKILVHEIGVEEMQRLVEEEWAQIKDGSLRVDDAEIAHYIEQFAPPAFETLSDDDAEFERRKAENREFSNWVRSNVIPHKQPGYAIANVSLKPIGGIPGDATDTQMELVADLSEQYSFGDVRVTHEQNLVLPHVKKADLFSLWAELKNANLATANLGYVTDIISCPGLDYCALATARSIPLSQRISERFSDLDRQHDIGELKIKISGCINACGHHHVGHIGILGLDKRGKEFYQITLGGDASENAEIGKIAGAGFSEAEVVDAIESLVTKYLGIRETGERFIDTYRRVGMDPFKEVLYGDR from the coding sequence ATGTATCGCTATGATGATTTTGACCGCCAACTGGTGCTGGAACGTACCGAGCAGTTCCGTGAACAGGTAAAACGTCGTCTTTCGGGCGATATTACCGAAGACCAGTTCCGCCCACTGCGCCTGATGAACGGTGTTTACCTTCAGCTGCATGCCTATATGTTGCGCGTTGCTGTTCCCTATGGAACATTGCGCGCGGATCAATTGCGCCAGCTTGGCTATATCGCGCGTCGTTATGACAAGGGATACGGACATTTCACGACCCGGCAGAATATCCAGTATAACTGGCCAAAACTTGATGAAATTCCCGATGCATTGCTTGATCTTGCCAAGGTCGAAATGCATGCGATCCAGACATCGGGCAACTGTATCCGCAACACGACAACCGACCAGTACGCAGGGGCTGCCGCCGACGAGATAGAAGATCCGCGGCCCTATTGCGAACTGATCCGCCAGTGGTCAACGTTCCATCCGGAATTCACCTATCTGCCGCGCAAATTCAAAATCGCGGTGACCGGGTCGCCAAATGACCGTGCCGCAGTAAAGGTCCATGATATCGGACTTCGCATGCATCAGAATGATGCGGGCGAGGTCGGGTTCGAGGTCATCGTGGGCGGTGGGCTTGGCCGCACGCCATTCGTCGGTAAAACCGTGCGTGACTTTATCGGCAAGAACGATCTGTTTTCGTATCTTGAGGCGATCCTGCGGGTTTATAACCGCTTTGGCCGTCGTGACAATAAGTACAAGGCACGAATCAAAATCCTCGTACATGAAATCGGGGTCGAGGAAATGCAGCGCCTGGTCGAGGAAGAATGGGCGCAGATCAAGGACGGATCGCTGCGCGTCGATGATGCCGAAATTGCGCATTACATCGAACAGTTCGCCCCTCCGGCATTCGAAACCCTTTCCGACGATGATGCCGAATTTGAACGTCGTAAGGCCGAAAATCGGGAATTCTCCAACTGGGTGCGTTCGAACGTCATTCCGCACAAGCAACCGGGTTATGCGATTGCCAACGTATCGCTGAAGCCGATTGGTGGTATTCCGGGCGATGCAACCGATACCCAGATGGAACTGGTTGCCGATCTGTCGGAGCAGTACAGTTTTGGTGATGTCCGTGTAACCCACGAACAGAATCTGGTTTTGCCGCACGTGAAAAAAGCCGATTTGTTCTCGCTTTGGGCGGAGCTGAAAAACGCCAATCTGGCAACGGCAAATCTTGGCTATGTTACCGACATCATTTCCTGCCCGGGGCTGGATTATTGTGCGCTGGCAACGGCGCGTTCGATCCCGCTGTCTCAGCGCATTTCGGAACGTTTTTCCGATCTGGATCGCCAGCATGATATCGGCGAACTCAAGATCAAGATTTCCGGTTGCATCAATGCCTGCGGACATCACCATGTTGGTCATATCGGGATTCTGGGCCTCGATAAACGTGGCAAGGAATTCTATCAGATCACCCTTGGCGGCGACGCCAGTGAGAATGCCGAAATCGGTAAAATCGCCGGTGCCGGTTTCTCCGAGGCCGAAGTCGTCGATGCCATTGAAAGTCTGGTGACCAAATATCTTGGCATTCGCGAAACCGGCGAACGTTTTATCGATACCTATCGCCGTGTCGGCATGGACCCGTTCAAGGAGGTGCTTTATGGCGATCGTTAA
- a CDS encoding DUF2849 domain-containing protein: MSLQVVTANRLGDGLVVFLTAEGGWSEDIDQSRVADGKEAGDALLAEASAPELDTVIVGPYLIEVEQQDGGLVPTKYREVLRTKGPSVRQDLGYQAG; the protein is encoded by the coding sequence ATGTCCCTGCAAGTTGTCACGGCAAACCGTCTTGGTGACGGGTTGGTGGTTTTCCTGACCGCGGAAGGCGGTTGGAGTGAAGACATCGATCAGTCTCGCGTTGCCGACGGAAAAGAGGCGGGTGACGCCTTGCTGGCAGAGGCCAGTGCACCTGAGCTCGATACTGTCATTGTCGGACCTTATCTGATCGAGGTGGAGCAACAGGACGGTGGGCTGGTTCCGACAAAATACCGTGAAGTTCTGCGCACCAAGGGTCCCAGTGTGCGGCAGGATCTCGGCTATCAGGCCGGGTAA
- a CDS encoding DUF1489 family protein: protein MITDYWSSFFVKYIKIQIINVINTQHLTKFPMTSRSDNTLSRLKEHDQTMPLHLIKLSVGTESPETLRQWQAYFGNLHGRIYHTTRMTPKRKAEILAGGSIYWVIKGAIRARQRIIDLEEFIDDEGIKHCRIVLDPELFETRTWPHRAFQGWRYLSEDKCPPDEKQAGGAEALPEDMADELRELGLL, encoded by the coding sequence ATGATTACCGACTATTGGTCAAGTTTTTTTGTTAAATACATAAAAATACAAATTATTAATGTTATTAATACTCAGCACTTGACCAAATTCCCCATGACTTCTAGGTCAGATAACACCCTGTCTCGCCTGAAAGAACATGACCAAACCATGCCCCTCCATCTGATCAAACTAAGTGTTGGTACGGAAAGCCCCGAAACCCTGCGCCAATGGCAGGCCTATTTCGGGAACCTTCATGGACGAATTTATCATACCACCCGAATGACTCCGAAACGCAAAGCGGAAATACTGGCCGGCGGATCGATCTATTGGGTGATCAAGGGGGCAATTCGCGCACGTCAGCGCATTATAGATCTGGAAGAATTCATTGACGATGAAGGCATCAAGCATTGCCGCATCGTCCTGGACCCGGAACTTTTCGAAACGCGCACATGGCCGCACCGCGCCTTTCAGGGGTGGCGTTACCTTTCAGAAGACAAATGTCCGCCAGATGAAAAGCAGGCCGGTGGCGCAGAAGCACTTCCCGAAGACATGGCAGATGAATTGCGCGAGCTCGGCCTTCTCTGA
- a CDS encoding transcriptional regulator GcvA — MRLPPLQSLRAFDAAARHLNFTRAAEELFVTQGAISQQIRQLEEYLGFRLFFRLPRRLQLTEEGDRLARATFEGFSRIAGEIDSLRAVEEAGVVTVSVLQSFAVKWLVPRLGHFREAHPDIDVRIHADDRLVDFRNEGIDLAVRFGRGRYPNLYTELLMRDEVFPVCSPDYLASSPPLNRPADIAGHQLLHDATSHIEQPRAADWQFWLEGVGVKGIDLRRGLRFNSGDMVIQAALMGHGVGMARTSLAAQDLKAGLLVRPFPQTVASSYAYYLTCPEENLNRPRVQSFIRWLKDEVAATLKDIEENQPALTVITPDPGKS; from the coding sequence ATGCGCTTACCCCCATTGCAGTCTTTGCGTGCCTTCGATGCCGCTGCGCGACATTTGAATTTTACCCGCGCCGCCGAGGAACTTTTCGTTACCCAGGGGGCGATCAGTCAGCAGATCCGTCAGCTCGAAGAATATCTTGGATTTCGTTTGTTTTTCCGTTTGCCAAGGCGGTTGCAACTGACCGAGGAGGGGGATCGTCTGGCGAGGGCAACGTTTGAAGGCTTTTCACGCATCGCAGGCGAAATCGACAGCCTTCGCGCTGTGGAAGAAGCCGGTGTTGTCACCGTCAGCGTATTGCAATCTTTCGCTGTCAAATGGCTGGTGCCGCGGCTTGGGCATTTTCGTGAAGCACATCCTGATATTGATGTTCGAATCCACGCTGATGATCGATTGGTTGATTTCCGCAATGAAGGTATTGATCTTGCTGTTCGTTTCGGCCGAGGCCGGTATCCCAACCTTTATACCGAACTGCTGATGCGTGATGAAGTTTTCCCGGTTTGCAGCCCGGATTATCTGGCATCAAGTCCGCCGCTGAACCGGCCTGCGGATATTGCCGGTCATCAGCTACTGCATGACGCCACATCGCATATTGAGCAACCGCGCGCTGCGGATTGGCAATTCTGGCTGGAAGGTGTCGGGGTTAAGGGAATTGATTTGCGACGCGGACTTCGTTTCAATTCTGGCGACATGGTCATTCAGGCAGCCCTGATGGGGCACGGGGTTGGCATGGCGCGAACCAGTCTTGCCGCGCAGGACCTGAAAGCCGGTTTGCTTGTTCGCCCATTTCCGCAAACCGTTGCGTCAAGTTACGCCTATTATCTGACCTGTCCCGAGGAAAACCTGAACCGGCCGCGTGTACAATCCTTTATTCGCTGGCTGAAGGACGAAGTTGCCGCAACCCTCAAGGATATCGAGGAAAACCAGCCGGCCTTGACTGTCATCACCCCCGATCCGGGAAAATCGTAA
- a CDS encoding DUF1127 domain-containing protein, giving the protein MAHAYCQTPSGHTNTRATNPPTTSLQNVINTVFSTIADTLAKRAQRRALMRLSDAQLSDIGLSRSDAEAEYRKSYPL; this is encoded by the coding sequence ATGGCACATGCATATTGCCAGACGCCTTCTGGCCACACCAACACCAGAGCCACAAACCCGCCAACCACATCGCTGCAAAACGTTATCAACACAGTATTCAGCACAATCGCGGATACGCTTGCCAAACGCGCACAGCGCCGTGCTCTCATGCGGTTAAGTGACGCCCAGCTTTCTGATATCGGTCTGTCGCGAAGTGATGCCGAGGCCGAATACCGGAAATCCTATCCGCTTTGA